In Streptomyces nojiriensis, one genomic interval encodes:
- a CDS encoding serine hydrolase domain-containing protein: MNRRLALSAALLAVMAAVAPATTAHAAATTPDLEALTQALRNTTAAGAPGALARFSGPDGVSVRTEGVRDRTTGSAMDPQARFRIGSVSKSFSSVVLLQLVDEGRIGLDSPVNQYLPGLLPDDRITVRHLLSHRSGLADYTNAMFEHTVPGFEAVRNKVFSYQELVDLSLREPRTTEPGVAYKYSNTNFVVVGMLIEKATGNGVAKEYERRIIKPLKLRNTSYVHPSTQIKGLHTRGYLHPDEAGAPLVDSTEQTVSWAQSAGAVISNPADLNTFTSALLGGRLLPARTLDAMLTMTPTDTTNTRFYGLGLRRYDLSCGTSVYGHTGTVQGFYTYAFSTRDGSRSLSAMANTSNKGEANTALGGTLEAAFCGKPAPKAAARGFGIAPAEMDLLEHSAR; the protein is encoded by the coding sequence ATGAACCGTCGTCTTGCCCTGAGTGCGGCCCTGCTGGCGGTGATGGCCGCCGTGGCTCCGGCGACCACCGCGCACGCCGCCGCGACCACCCCCGACCTCGAAGCGCTGACCCAGGCGTTGCGGAACACGACCGCCGCCGGTGCGCCGGGCGCCCTGGCCCGTTTCAGCGGACCCGACGGGGTCAGCGTCCGGACCGAGGGGGTGCGCGACAGGACCACGGGCTCGGCGATGGACCCGCAGGCCCGCTTCCGGATCGGGAGCGTCAGCAAGAGCTTCTCCTCCGTCGTCCTGCTGCAGCTGGTGGACGAGGGCCGGATCGGTCTGGACAGTCCCGTCAACCAGTACCTGCCCGGACTGCTGCCCGACGACCGGATCACGGTGCGTCATCTGCTGAGCCACCGCAGCGGCCTGGCGGACTACACGAACGCCATGTTCGAGCACACCGTGCCCGGCTTCGAGGCCGTGCGCAACAAGGTGTTCAGCTACCAGGAGCTGGTGGACCTCTCGCTCCGCGAGCCCCGGACGACCGAGCCCGGCGTCGCGTACAAGTACTCGAACACCAACTTCGTCGTCGTCGGCATGCTCATCGAGAAGGCCACCGGCAACGGTGTGGCCAAGGAGTACGAGCGGCGCATCATCAAGCCGCTGAAGCTGCGCAACACCTCCTACGTGCACCCCAGTACGCAGATCAAGGGGCTGCACACACGCGGTTACCTCCACCCCGACGAGGCCGGCGCGCCGCTGGTCGACTCCACGGAGCAGACGGTGTCGTGGGCCCAGTCCGCGGGAGCGGTGATCTCGAATCCCGCCGATCTGAACACCTTCACGTCCGCGCTGCTCGGCGGGCGGCTGCTGCCCGCACGCACGCTGGACGCCATGCTCACCATGACGCCGACCGACACCACGAACACCCGGTTCTACGGGCTCGGCCTGCGCCGGTACGACCTGTCGTGCGGCACCTCGGTCTACGGGCACACGGGCACCGTGCAGGGCTTCTACACCTACGCCTTCTCCACCCGCGACGGGAGCCGCTCCCTCTCGGCGATGGCGAACACCTCGAACAAGGGCGAGGCGAACACGGCCCTCGGCGGAACCCTCGAAGCGGCGTTCTGCGGCAAGCCGGCCCCGAAGGCCGCGGCACGCGGATTCGGGATCGCCCCGGCCGAGATGGACCTGCTGGAGCACAGCGCGCGCTGA
- a CDS encoding discoidin domain-containing protein codes for MTLSRHTHHRRRPLAVLSLLLAVVAMVLGPVPASAADPGWWNPVARPAPDSDINVTGEPFKGTDSQGRVRGFVDTHDHLMSNEGFGGRLICGKPFSEAGVADALKDCPEHYPDGTLAIFDFITKGGDGKHDPNGWPTFKDWPAHDSLTHQQNYYAWVERAWRGGQRVLVNDLVTNGVICSVYFFKDRGCDEMTAIRLEAQKTYDMQAYIDKMYGGPGKGWFRIVTDSAQARDVVQQGKLAVVLGVETSEPFGCKQILDIAQCSKADIDRGLDELYRLGVRSMFLCHKFDNALCGVRFDEGALGTAINAGQFLSTGTFWKTEKCTGPQHDNPIGLAAATPAVQSKLPAGVAIPSYAADAQCNTRGLTELGEYAVRGMMKRKMMLEVDHMSVKAAGRSFDIMESESYPGVISSHSWMDMDWTERVYKLGGFIASYMSGAEGFSAEAKRTDALRDKYNVGYGYGTDMNGVGGWPGPRGADTPNPVRYPFRSTDGGSVIDRQTTGSRTWDLNTDGAAHYGLVPDWIEDIRLVGGQGVVDDLFKGAESYLTTWGNSEKHKSGVNLATGSPASASSAEWWNPFVNFSPGRAVDGDSGTRWASEWNDNQWLRIDLGSANRVGRITLDWEAAYGKAYRIEVSTDDTNWQTVWSTTASDGGLDTARFSGVPARYVRIQGLQRGTKWGYSLHEVGVFSS; via the coding sequence ATGACCCTTTCTCGACACACGCACCACAGGCGTAGGCCCCTGGCGGTCCTGTCATTGCTCCTCGCCGTGGTGGCCATGGTGCTGGGCCCCGTACCCGCTTCCGCCGCCGACCCCGGCTGGTGGAACCCGGTCGCGCGGCCCGCACCCGACTCCGACATCAACGTCACGGGCGAACCCTTCAAGGGGACCGACTCCCAGGGACGGGTCCGGGGCTTCGTCGACACGCACGACCACCTGATGTCCAACGAGGGCTTCGGCGGCCGCCTCATCTGCGGCAAGCCGTTCTCCGAGGCGGGGGTGGCCGACGCGCTCAAGGACTGCCCCGAGCACTACCCCGACGGCACCCTCGCGATCTTCGACTTCATCACCAAGGGCGGTGACGGCAAGCACGACCCGAACGGCTGGCCGACCTTCAAGGACTGGCCCGCCCACGACTCGCTGACCCACCAGCAGAACTACTACGCCTGGGTCGAGCGGGCCTGGCGCGGCGGTCAGCGCGTGCTCGTGAACGACCTCGTCACCAACGGCGTCATCTGCTCGGTCTACTTCTTCAAGGACCGCGGCTGCGACGAGATGACGGCCATCAGGCTCGAAGCGCAGAAGACCTACGACATGCAGGCCTACATCGACAAGATGTACGGCGGTCCGGGCAAGGGCTGGTTCCGGATCGTCACCGACTCCGCGCAGGCCCGCGACGTCGTCCAGCAGGGCAAGCTGGCCGTGGTCCTCGGGGTCGAGACCTCCGAGCCCTTCGGCTGCAAGCAGATCCTGGACATCGCGCAGTGCAGCAAGGCGGACATCGACCGCGGCCTGGACGAGCTGTACCGCCTCGGGGTGCGCAGCATGTTCCTGTGCCACAAGTTCGACAACGCCCTGTGCGGGGTGCGCTTCGACGAGGGCGCCCTGGGTACGGCCATCAACGCGGGCCAGTTCCTGTCGACCGGGACCTTCTGGAAGACGGAGAAGTGCACCGGTCCCCAGCACGACAACCCCATCGGGCTGGCGGCGGCCACGCCCGCGGTGCAGAGCAAACTCCCGGCGGGGGTGGCGATCCCGTCCTACGCCGCCGACGCCCAGTGCAATACGCGCGGACTCACGGAACTCGGCGAGTACGCGGTGCGCGGCATGATGAAGCGCAAGATGATGCTCGAGGTCGACCACATGAGCGTGAAGGCCGCGGGCCGGTCCTTCGACATCATGGAGTCCGAGTCGTACCCGGGTGTGATCTCCTCGCACAGCTGGATGGACATGGACTGGACCGAGCGGGTCTACAAGCTCGGCGGCTTCATCGCCTCGTACATGAGCGGCGCCGAGGGGTTCAGCGCCGAGGCGAAGCGGACGGACGCGCTGCGCGACAAGTACAACGTCGGCTACGGGTACGGCACCGACATGAACGGCGTCGGCGGCTGGCCCGGACCGCGCGGGGCCGACACCCCGAACCCGGTGCGCTACCCGTTCCGCAGCACCGACGGCGGCTCCGTCATCGACCGGCAGACCACCGGCTCGCGTACGTGGGACCTCAACACCGACGGCGCCGCGCACTACGGTCTGGTCCCCGACTGGATCGAGGACATCCGCCTCGTCGGCGGCCAGGGCGTCGTGGACGACCTGTTCAAGGGCGCCGAGTCCTACCTGACCACCTGGGGGAACTCCGAGAAGCACAAGTCCGGGGTGAACCTCGCCACGGGCTCCCCGGCCTCGGCGTCGAGCGCGGAGTGGTGGAACCCCTTCGTGAACTTCTCCCCGGGCCGGGCCGTGGACGGGGACTCGGGCACCCGCTGGGCCAGCGAGTGGAACGACAACCAGTGGCTGCGCATCGACCTCGGGTCCGCGAACCGGGTGGGACGCATCACCCTCGACTGGGAGGCCGCGTACGGCAAGGCGTACCGCATCGAGGTCTCCACGGACGACACGAACTGGCAGACCGTCTGGTCCACGACCGCCAGTGACGGCGGCCTGGACACGGCACGGTTCTCCGGGGTGCCGGCCCGCTACGTCCGCATCCAGGGACTCCAACGCGGCACCAAATGGGGGTACTCGCTCCACGAGGTCGGCGTCTTCAGCAGCTGA
- a CDS encoding TetR/AcrR family transcriptional regulator, whose protein sequence is MARMPSAERRRQLTEAAIRAMTRDGVAATTTRSIAAEAGVSLSIFHYCFDSKQALLESVIAAITDHSVALVREAIQPKATLRETVRAGFQAYWDHVSAHPGEHMLTYELTQYALRRPDFEHLARRQYERYCDTYTELIEQLRHHMAFELRVPVGVLARYLAAMTDGLTLNHLVLGDDRISADILDVITDHVAGLVGDDGPEETA, encoded by the coding sequence ATGGCACGGATGCCCTCGGCCGAGCGGCGCCGCCAGCTGACCGAGGCCGCCATCCGCGCGATGACCCGTGACGGCGTCGCCGCGACGACGACCCGGTCGATCGCCGCCGAGGCGGGCGTGTCCCTGAGCATCTTCCACTACTGCTTCGACTCCAAGCAGGCCCTGCTCGAATCCGTCATCGCGGCGATCACCGACCACAGCGTCGCCCTGGTGAGGGAGGCGATCCAGCCGAAGGCCACCCTCCGGGAGACCGTCCGGGCGGGCTTCCAGGCGTACTGGGACCATGTGTCCGCCCATCCGGGCGAACACATGCTCACCTACGAACTCACCCAGTACGCCCTGCGCCGCCCGGACTTCGAGCACCTGGCGCGGCGCCAGTACGAGCGGTACTGCGACACCTACACCGAACTGATCGAGCAGCTCCGGCACCACATGGCCTTCGAACTCCGCGTACCCGTGGGCGTGCTGGCCCGCTATCTGGCCGCCATGACCGACGGGCTGACGCTGAACCACCTCGTTCTCGGCGACGACAGGATCTCGGCGGACATCCTCGACGTGATCACCGACCACGTCGCGGGCCTCGTCGGCGACGACGGTCCGGAGGAGACGGCCTAG